A window of the Deinococcus sp. KNUC1210 genome harbors these coding sequences:
- the xth gene encoding exodeoxyribonuclease III, with amino-acid sequence MKLTTWNVNSLRVRLPQLLTLLETQRPDIVALQETKLTDDVFPVEVFSERGYQVAFSGQKTYNGVALLSRQVPAGLQIGVPGLDDPQRRVIAATVDGVRVICLYVPNGQAVGSEKYDYKLSWLSAVRVWLQQELATHARVAVVGDFNIAPEDRDVHSPERWAGQVLVSAPEREAFQALLDLGLKDAFRLFEQPERVFSWWNYGALAFARNWGLRIDHILVSETLARECRSCTVDLEPRRHERPSDHAPVVAEFGERGEAAG; translated from the coding sequence ATGAAACTGACCACCTGGAATGTCAATTCGCTGCGGGTGCGGCTGCCGCAACTTCTGACCTTGCTGGAAACACAGCGTCCGGACATCGTCGCGCTTCAGGAAACAAAACTGACCGACGACGTATTTCCGGTAGAGGTTTTCAGCGAGCGTGGCTATCAGGTAGCCTTTTCCGGGCAGAAAACCTACAACGGCGTGGCGCTGCTCTCCAGGCAAGTGCCTGCTGGGCTTCAGATCGGCGTCCCCGGACTGGATGATCCTCAGCGCCGGGTCATCGCGGCGACGGTGGACGGCGTGCGGGTGATCTGCCTGTATGTGCCGAACGGACAGGCCGTCGGTTCGGAAAAGTATGACTACAAACTGTCCTGGCTCAGCGCCGTGCGGGTCTGGTTGCAGCAGGAACTGGCGACACATGCCCGCGTCGCTGTGGTCGGAGATTTCAATATAGCCCCGGAAGACCGCGACGTTCACAGCCCGGAACGCTGGGCTGGGCAGGTGCTGGTCAGCGCCCCGGAGCGTGAGGCGTTTCAGGCACTCCTGGACCTCGGTCTGAAGGACGCCTTTCGCCTGTTCGAGCAGCCGGAGCGCGTGTTCAGCTGGTGGAACTATGGTGCGCTGGCGTTTGCCCGCAACTGGGGCCTGAGAATTGACCATATTCTGGTGTCCGAGACGCTGGCACGGGAATGCCGTTCATGCACCGTAGACCTGGAACCACGTCGCCATGAACGCCCCTCGGACCATGCGCCGGTCGTGGCGGAGTTCGGGGAGCGTGGCGAGGCAGCTGGATGA